From one Mustela nigripes isolate SB6536 chromosome 16, MUSNIG.SB6536, whole genome shotgun sequence genomic stretch:
- the CSNK1D gene encoding casein kinase I isoform X1, translated as MELRVGNRYRLGRKIGSGSFGDIYLGTDIAAGEEVAIKLECVKTKHPQLHIESKIYKMMQGGVGIPTIRWCGAEGDYNVMVMELLGPSLEDLFNFCSRKFSLKTVLLLADQMISRIEYIHSKNFIHRDVKPDNFLMGLGKKGNLVYIIDFGLAKKYRDARTHQHIPYRENKNLTGTARYASINTHLGIEQSRRDDLESLGYVLMYFNLGSLPWQGLKAATKRQKYERISEKKMSTPIEVLCKSYPSEFATYLNFCRSLRFDDKPDYSYLRQLFRNLFHRQGFSYDYVFDWNMLKFGASRAADDAERERRDREERLRHSRNPAARGLPSTASGRLRGTQEVAPPTPLTPTSHTANTSPRPVSGVERERKVSMRLHRGAPVNISSSDLTGRQDTSRMSTSQRSRDVASLRLHAARQGARCRPQRPRRTTY; from the exons atggaGCTCAGAGTCGGGAACAGGTACCGGCTGGGCCGGAAGATCGGCAGCGGCTCCTTCGGAGACATCTATCTCG GTACGGACATTGCTGCCGGAGAAGAAGTTGCCATCAAGCTTGAATGCGTCAAAACCAAACACCCTCAGCTCCACATCGAGAGCAAAATCTACAAAATGATGCAGGGAGGAG TGGGCATCCCCACCATCCGGTGGTGCGGGGCGGAGGGGGACTACAACGTCATGGTGATGGAGCTGTTGGGGCCAAGCCTGGAGGATCTGTTCAACTTCTGCTCGAGGAAATTCAGTCTCAAAACTGTCCTGCTGCTTGCTGACCAGATG ATCAGTCGCATTGAGTACATTCACTCAAAGAACTTCATCCACCGAGACGTGAAGCCAGATAACTTTCTCATGGGGCTGGGGAAGAAAGGTAACCTCGTGTACATCATTGACTTCGGGCTGGCCAAGAAGTATCGGGACGCACGGACCCACCAGCACATCCCGTACCGTGAGAACAAGAACCTCACCGGGACGGCGCGGTACGCCTCCATCAACACGCACCTTGGAATCG AGCAATCCCGGAGAGATGACCTGGAGTCACTGGGCTACGTGCTCATGTACTTCaatctgggctctctgccctggCAGGGGCTGAAGGCCGCCACCAAGAGGCAGAAGTACGAGCGGATCAGCGAGAAGAAGATGTCCACGCCCATCGAAGTGCTGTGTAAAAGCTACCCCT CTGAGTTCGCCACGTACCTGAACTTCTGCCGCTCCTTGCGCTTTGACGACAAGCCCGACTACTCCTACCTGCGGCAGCTCTTCAGGAATCTCTTCCACCGCCAGGGCTTCTCCTACGACTACGTGTTCGACTGGAACATGCTCAAGTTC GGAGCCAGCCGGGCCGCTGATGATGCTGAGCGGGAGCGCCGGGACCGAGAGGAGCGCCTGAGGCACTCCCGAAACCCAGCCGCCCGTGGCCTCCCCTCCACGGCCTCGGGCCGCCTGCGGGGCACCCAGGAAGTGGCTCcgcccacccccctcacccctacCTCACACACTG CTAACACCTCTCCTCGGCCCGTGTCCGGTGTGGAAAGAGAGCGGAAAGTGAGTATGCGGCTGCACCGCGGCGCCCCTGTCAACATCTCGTCCTCTGATCTCACGGGCCGGCAAGACACCTCCCGCATGTCCACCTCTCAG AGGAGCAGGGACGTGGCATCTCTCCGGTTGCACGCGGCCCGCCAGGGTGCCCGCTGCCGTCCCCAGCGCCCGCGACGCACCACCTACTGA
- the CSNK1D gene encoding casein kinase I isoform X2: MELRVGNRYRLGRKIGSGSFGDIYLGTDIAAGEEVAIKLECVKTKHPQLHIESKIYKMMQGGVGIPTIRWCGAEGDYNVMVMELLGPSLEDLFNFCSRKFSLKTVLLLADQMISRIEYIHSKNFIHRDVKPDNFLMGLGKKGNLVYIIDFGLAKKYRDARTHQHIPYRENKNLTGTARYASINTHLGIEQSRRDDLESLGYVLMYFNLGSLPWQGLKAATKRQKYERISEKKMSTPIEVLCKSYPSEFATYLNFCRSLRFDDKPDYSYLRQLFRNLFHRQGFSYDYVFDWNMLKFGASRAADDAERERRDREERLRHSRNPAARGLPSTASGRLRGTQEVAPPTPLTPTSHTANTSPRPVSGVERERKVSMRLHRGAPVNISSSDLTGRQDTSRMSTSQIPGRVASSGLQSVVHR, encoded by the exons atggaGCTCAGAGTCGGGAACAGGTACCGGCTGGGCCGGAAGATCGGCAGCGGCTCCTTCGGAGACATCTATCTCG GTACGGACATTGCTGCCGGAGAAGAAGTTGCCATCAAGCTTGAATGCGTCAAAACCAAACACCCTCAGCTCCACATCGAGAGCAAAATCTACAAAATGATGCAGGGAGGAG TGGGCATCCCCACCATCCGGTGGTGCGGGGCGGAGGGGGACTACAACGTCATGGTGATGGAGCTGTTGGGGCCAAGCCTGGAGGATCTGTTCAACTTCTGCTCGAGGAAATTCAGTCTCAAAACTGTCCTGCTGCTTGCTGACCAGATG ATCAGTCGCATTGAGTACATTCACTCAAAGAACTTCATCCACCGAGACGTGAAGCCAGATAACTTTCTCATGGGGCTGGGGAAGAAAGGTAACCTCGTGTACATCATTGACTTCGGGCTGGCCAAGAAGTATCGGGACGCACGGACCCACCAGCACATCCCGTACCGTGAGAACAAGAACCTCACCGGGACGGCGCGGTACGCCTCCATCAACACGCACCTTGGAATCG AGCAATCCCGGAGAGATGACCTGGAGTCACTGGGCTACGTGCTCATGTACTTCaatctgggctctctgccctggCAGGGGCTGAAGGCCGCCACCAAGAGGCAGAAGTACGAGCGGATCAGCGAGAAGAAGATGTCCACGCCCATCGAAGTGCTGTGTAAAAGCTACCCCT CTGAGTTCGCCACGTACCTGAACTTCTGCCGCTCCTTGCGCTTTGACGACAAGCCCGACTACTCCTACCTGCGGCAGCTCTTCAGGAATCTCTTCCACCGCCAGGGCTTCTCCTACGACTACGTGTTCGACTGGAACATGCTCAAGTTC GGAGCCAGCCGGGCCGCTGATGATGCTGAGCGGGAGCGCCGGGACCGAGAGGAGCGCCTGAGGCACTCCCGAAACCCAGCCGCCCGTGGCCTCCCCTCCACGGCCTCGGGCCGCCTGCGGGGCACCCAGGAAGTGGCTCcgcccacccccctcacccctacCTCACACACTG CTAACACCTCTCCTCGGCCCGTGTCCGGTGTGGAAAGAGAGCGGAAAGTGAGTATGCGGCTGCACCGCGGCGCCCCTGTCAACATCTCGTCCTCTGATCTCACGGGCCGGCAAGACACCTCCCGCATGTCCACCTCTCAG ATTCCCGGTCGGGTGGCTTCCAGTGGTCTTCAGTCTGTGGTGCACCGATGA